A part of Carettochelys insculpta isolate YL-2023 chromosome 1, ASM3395843v1, whole genome shotgun sequence genomic DNA contains:
- the SMIM30 gene encoding small integral membrane protein 30 — MAFLGDTSKLFEVLISLLLMLPAVEALDTGDAVALLLGIVLTIIGFCACLGFYARKRNGQL; from the coding sequence ATGGCTTTTCTTGGGGACACCTCAAAACTTTTTGAGGTGCTCATTTCACTGTTGCTTATGCTGCCTGCAGTGGAAGCCCTGGACACTGGGGATGCAGTTGCCCTCTTGCTAGGCATTGTTCTGACTATCATTGGATTCTGTGCCTGTCTAGGCTTCTAtgcaagaaaaagaaatggaCAGCTATGA